One Streptomyces sp. R28 DNA window includes the following coding sequences:
- a CDS encoding MerR family transcriptional regulator produces MSYSVGQVAGVAGVTVRTLHHYDDIGLLAPGERSHAGHRRYSDADLDRLQQILFYRELGFPLEEVAALLDDPDTDPRAHLRRQHELLTARIEKLQKMAAAVEHAMEARKMGINLTPEEKFEVFGDFDPDQYEDEVQERWGDTDAYRQSQQRAASYTKEDWQRIQRESEEINQRFVALMEAGEPADSSAAMDAAEEHRQWISRSHYDCGHEMHTCLGEMYVSDPRFTATYDKIRPGLAVYLRDSILANAVRHTP; encoded by the coding sequence GTGAGCTACTCCGTGGGACAGGTCGCCGGCGTCGCCGGAGTGACGGTGCGCACCCTGCACCACTACGACGACATCGGCCTGCTCGCACCCGGCGAGCGCAGCCACGCGGGCCACCGGCGCTACAGCGACGCCGACCTCGACCGGCTGCAGCAGATCCTGTTCTACCGCGAGCTCGGCTTCCCGCTCGAGGAGGTCGCCGCCCTGCTCGACGACCCGGACACGGACCCGCGCGCACACCTGCGCCGACAGCACGAGCTGCTGACCGCCCGGATCGAGAAGCTGCAGAAGATGGCGGCGGCCGTGGAGCACGCCATGGAGGCACGCAAGATGGGGATCAATCTGACGCCGGAGGAGAAGTTCGAGGTGTTCGGTGACTTCGACCCGGACCAGTACGAGGACGAGGTGCAGGAACGCTGGGGCGACACCGACGCCTATCGGCAGTCGCAGCAGCGGGCGGCCTCGTACACCAAGGAGGACTGGCAGCGGATCCAGCGCGAGTCCGAGGAGATCAACCAGCGCTTCGTCGCGCTGATGGAGGCCGGTGAGCCGGCGGACTCCTCGGCGGCGATGGACGCCGCCGAGGAACACCGCCAGTGGATCTCCCGCAGCCACTACGACTGCGGGCACGAGATGCACACCTGCCTGGGCGAGATGTACGTCTCCGACCCGCGGTTCACCGCGACGTACGACAAGATCCGGCCCGGCCTCGCGGTGTACCTGCGTGACTCGATCCTGGCGAACGCGGTCCGCCACACTCCGTGA
- a CDS encoding ABC transporter permease has product MSTHALTDSWTMTRRELAHWTRQPVQVVVNLLFPVMLLLMFGYLIGGGRGVQGSYIDYVVPGMLALTMAFGLEGTMIAVTQDLNKGVIDRFRSMPMANGAVLVGRSAADMLQSALALFVLMGVGYALGWRADGGPGAFLGAVGLLLLFRFAMLWIGIHLALVAGKPEMVQAVQILVWPIGFLSNALALPGSMPGWLGTVVEWNPMSHTATAVRDLFGGTGTEHLAAAIVWPLVLLAVFFPLAVRRFARLSR; this is encoded by the coding sequence ATGAGCACCCACGCCCTGACCGACTCCTGGACCATGACCCGCCGCGAACTCGCCCACTGGACGCGGCAACCCGTCCAGGTCGTGGTCAACCTGCTCTTCCCCGTGATGCTGCTGCTGATGTTCGGCTACCTGATCGGCGGCGGCCGGGGCGTCCAGGGCTCCTACATCGACTATGTCGTCCCCGGCATGCTCGCGCTCACCATGGCCTTCGGCCTGGAGGGCACGATGATCGCCGTCACGCAGGACCTCAACAAGGGCGTGATCGACCGCTTCCGGTCCATGCCGATGGCCAACGGGGCGGTACTGGTGGGCCGTTCGGCGGCCGACATGCTCCAGTCGGCGCTGGCCCTGTTCGTCCTCATGGGCGTCGGGTACGCGCTCGGCTGGCGCGCGGACGGCGGCCCGGGGGCCTTCCTGGGCGCCGTGGGACTGCTCCTGCTCTTCCGGTTCGCCATGCTGTGGATCGGCATCCACCTGGCGCTGGTGGCCGGCAAGCCGGAGATGGTGCAGGCGGTGCAGATCCTGGTCTGGCCGATCGGCTTCCTGTCCAACGCCCTCGCGCTGCCCGGGTCCATGCCCGGCTGGCTGGGCACGGTCGTCGAGTGGAACCCGATGTCGCACACGGCGACCGCAGTGCGCGACCTGTTCGGCGGTACCGGCACGGAGCACCTGGCGGCGGCGATCGTATGGCCGCTGGTGCTCCTGGCCGTGTTCTTCCCGTTGGCGGTACGGCGGTTCGCGCGCCTGAGCCGTTAG
- a CDS encoding glutamate decarboxylase, whose translation MPLHKGPEGPDERPLAVNPFYGEANPVGGMTQAPPKHRLPDAPLPPSTAYQLVHDELMLDGNSRLNLATFVTTWMEPQAAVLMGECRDKNMIDKDEYPRTAELERRCVAMLADLWNAPDPSEAVGCSTTGSSEACMLAGMALKRRWAQRNADRYPAHDVRPNLVMGVNVQVCWDKFCNFWEVEARQVPMEGDRFRLDPQAAAALCDENTIGVVGILGSTFDGSYEPIAELCAALDELQERTGLDIPVHVDGASGAMVAPFLDEDLVWDFRLPRVVSINTSGHKYGLVYPGVGWALWRDRASLPEELVFRVNYLGGDMPTFALNFSRPGAQVVAQYYTFLRLGREGYRAVQQTTRDVALGIAERVAALDDFRLLTRGDELPVFAFTTQPEVTAYDVFDVSRRLREKGWLIPAYTFPPNREDLSVLRVVCRNGFSTDLAELFVEDLSQLLPELRRQPHPLTQDKGAATGFHH comes from the coding sequence ATGCCGCTGCACAAAGGTCCCGAGGGGCCCGACGAGCGCCCGCTGGCCGTCAACCCCTTCTACGGGGAGGCGAATCCGGTCGGCGGCATGACTCAGGCCCCGCCCAAGCACCGGCTGCCGGACGCTCCCCTGCCGCCCTCGACGGCGTACCAGCTCGTCCACGACGAGCTGATGCTGGACGGCAACTCCCGGCTCAATCTCGCCACCTTCGTCACCACCTGGATGGAGCCGCAGGCCGCGGTTCTGATGGGCGAGTGCCGGGACAAGAACATGATCGACAAGGACGAGTACCCGCGCACCGCCGAGTTGGAGCGGCGCTGTGTGGCGATGCTCGCCGACCTGTGGAACGCCCCCGACCCGTCGGAAGCCGTGGGGTGTTCGACGACCGGGTCGAGCGAGGCGTGCATGCTCGCCGGGATGGCCCTCAAGCGGCGCTGGGCGCAGCGCAACGCCGACCGCTACCCCGCCCACGACGTCCGCCCCAATCTGGTCATGGGCGTCAACGTCCAGGTCTGCTGGGACAAGTTCTGCAACTTCTGGGAGGTGGAGGCCCGGCAGGTACCCATGGAGGGCGACCGCTTCCGCCTCGATCCGCAGGCGGCGGCCGCACTGTGCGACGAGAACACCATCGGGGTCGTCGGCATCCTGGGCTCCACCTTCGACGGCTCCTACGAGCCGATCGCCGAGCTGTGCGCCGCCCTCGACGAACTGCAGGAGCGCACCGGCCTCGACATCCCGGTGCACGTCGACGGCGCGTCCGGCGCCATGGTCGCGCCCTTCCTGGACGAGGACCTGGTCTGGGACTTCCGGCTGCCGAGGGTGGTCTCCATCAACACCTCGGGGCACAAGTACGGGCTCGTCTACCCCGGCGTCGGCTGGGCGCTGTGGCGCGACCGGGCGTCCCTGCCCGAGGAGCTCGTCTTCCGCGTCAACTACCTGGGCGGCGACATGCCGACCTTCGCGCTCAACTTCTCCCGGCCCGGCGCCCAGGTCGTCGCGCAGTACTACACCTTCCTGCGCCTCGGCCGCGAGGGCTACCGGGCCGTGCAGCAGACCACCCGGGACGTCGCCCTCGGCATCGCCGAACGCGTGGCGGCCCTCGACGACTTCCGGCTGCTGACCCGGGGCGACGAGCTCCCGGTGTTCGCCTTCACGACCCAGCCGGAGGTGACGGCCTACGACGTCTTCGACGTCTCCCGGCGGCTGCGCGAGAAGGGCTGGCTGATCCCCGCGTACACCTTCCCGCCGAACCGCGAGGACCTGTCCGTCCTGCGGGTGGTCTGCCGCAACGGCTTCTCGACCGACCTCGCCGAGTTGTTCGTGGAGGACCTGAGCCAGCTGCTGCCGGAGCTGCGCCGGCAGCCGCATCCCCTGACGCAGGACAAGGGCGCGGCCACCGGCTTCCACCACTAG
- a CDS encoding DUF397 domain-containing protein — MASSHRTTGERPVDHDVYNGMAATDLNGVAWQKSRHSNSQGSCVEFARLPGGDVAVRNSRFPDGPALVYTRAEIEAMLLGVKDGEFDHLVVG, encoded by the coding sequence ATGGCCTCGAGCCACCGCACCACCGGGGAGCGACCTGTGGACCACGACGTGTACAACGGCATGGCAGCCACGGATCTGAACGGGGTGGCCTGGCAGAAGAGCAGGCACAGCAACTCGCAGGGCTCCTGCGTGGAGTTCGCGCGGCTGCCCGGCGGAGACGTGGCGGTACGCAACTCGCGCTTCCCGGACGGCCCGGCCCTCGTCTATACCCGTGCCGAGATCGAGGCGATGCTCCTCGGTGTCAAGGACGGCGAGTTCGACCACTTGGTCGTGGGCTGA
- a CDS encoding PadR family transcriptional regulator has product MSAIRLLVLGAVRQHGRAHGYQVRNDLEYWGAHEWSNAKPGSIYHALKQMAKQGLLHAHEIAPSTAGGPPRTEYEVTEKGTEEYLGLVRQYLTAYDQRPDVLTAALGFMVDLDREEVLALLGERVRRIEEWRKAVTEYYTPEDGPGRLGHIGEIMNFWVHSADTGAEWTRGLIERIRGGAYTFAGEGDPFVGILAEDQENPYATGERHPEDRR; this is encoded by the coding sequence ATGTCAGCGATCCGTCTCCTCGTGCTCGGTGCGGTCCGTCAGCACGGGCGGGCCCACGGCTACCAGGTGCGCAACGACCTGGAGTACTGGGGCGCGCACGAGTGGTCCAACGCCAAGCCCGGCTCGATCTACCACGCCCTGAAGCAGATGGCGAAGCAGGGGCTGCTGCACGCCCACGAGATCGCGCCGTCCACGGCCGGCGGTCCGCCGCGCACGGAGTACGAGGTCACGGAGAAGGGCACCGAGGAATACCTCGGGCTGGTGCGCCAGTACCTCACGGCCTACGACCAGAGACCGGACGTACTCACCGCCGCGCTCGGCTTCATGGTCGACCTGGACCGCGAGGAGGTCCTCGCCCTGCTCGGGGAGCGGGTGCGCCGCATCGAGGAGTGGCGCAAGGCCGTCACCGAGTACTACACGCCCGAGGACGGGCCCGGCCGGCTCGGCCATATCGGCGAGATCATGAACTTCTGGGTCCACTCCGCCGACACCGGCGCCGAGTGGACCCGCGGCCTCATCGAGCGCATCCGCGGCGGCGCCTACACCTTCGCGGGGGAGGGCGATCCGTTCGTCGGGATCCTCGCCGAGGACCAGGAGAACCCGTACGCGACGGGGGAGCGGCATCCGGAGGACCGCCGCTAA
- a CDS encoding aldehyde dehydrogenase family protein encodes MSSYFTDLAQQYIDGEWRPGTGSWDVIDFNPYDGEKLASITIATVDEVDEAYQAAARAQKQWAATNPYARRAVFEKALRLIEDREQEIAEVIIAELGGTRLKAAFELHLAKEFLREAVHLALRPEGKIIPSPTDGKENRVYRVPVGVVGVISPFNFPFLLSIKSVAPALALGNGVVLKPHQDTPICGGSLVAKIFEDAGLPAGLLNVVITDIAEIGDAFIEHPIPKVISFTGSDKVGRHVATVCASLFKRSVLELGGNSALVVLDDADIDYAVDAAVFSRYVHQGQVCMAANRVLVDRSVAEEFTEKFVAKVKTLKAGDPRDPETVIGPVINASQAEAISVTVAQAIAEGATALVHGTTTGNLVEPSVLTDVPADSALLQQEVFGPVAFLVPFDGEEEAVRLVNDTPYGLSGAVHTGNIERGVAFAKRIDTGMFHVNDGTVHDEPIVPFGGEKHSGLGRLNGETMLDAFTTIKWISVQHGRSGFPF; translated from the coding sequence ATGTCGTCCTACTTCACCGACCTGGCTCAGCAGTACATCGACGGTGAGTGGCGCCCGGGCACAGGCTCCTGGGACGTCATCGACTTCAACCCGTACGACGGCGAGAAGCTGGCGTCGATCACCATAGCCACGGTCGACGAGGTGGATGAGGCCTACCAGGCGGCAGCCCGCGCCCAGAAGCAGTGGGCCGCGACCAATCCCTACGCCCGTCGCGCCGTCTTCGAGAAGGCGCTGCGTCTGATAGAGGACCGCGAGCAGGAGATCGCCGAGGTGATCATCGCCGAGCTCGGCGGCACCCGGCTGAAGGCGGCCTTCGAACTCCACCTCGCCAAGGAGTTCCTGCGCGAGGCGGTCCACCTGGCGCTGCGCCCCGAGGGCAAGATCATCCCGTCGCCGACGGATGGCAAGGAGAACCGCGTCTACCGCGTGCCGGTGGGCGTCGTGGGCGTCATCAGCCCCTTCAACTTCCCCTTCCTGCTCTCCATCAAGTCGGTCGCCCCGGCCCTCGCGCTCGGCAACGGCGTGGTCCTAAAGCCGCACCAGGACACCCCGATCTGCGGTGGCTCCCTGGTCGCGAAGATCTTCGAGGACGCGGGCCTGCCCGCCGGTCTCCTCAACGTCGTCATCACGGACATCGCGGAGATCGGCGACGCCTTCATCGAGCATCCGATCCCGAAGGTCATCTCCTTCACCGGCTCCGACAAGGTCGGCCGTCACGTCGCCACCGTCTGCGCCTCGCTCTTCAAGCGCTCGGTCCTCGAACTCGGCGGCAACAGCGCGCTGGTGGTCCTCGACGACGCCGACATCGACTACGCGGTCGACGCGGCGGTCTTCAGCCGGTACGTCCACCAGGGCCAGGTCTGCATGGCCGCGAACCGGGTCCTCGTGGACCGCTCGGTCGCGGAGGAGTTCACCGAGAAGTTCGTCGCCAAGGTGAAGACCCTCAAGGCCGGCGACCCGCGCGACCCGGAGACCGTCATCGGCCCGGTCATCAACGCCTCCCAGGCGGAAGCGATCTCGGTCACGGTCGCGCAGGCGATCGCCGAGGGCGCGACGGCCCTGGTGCACGGCACGACGACGGGCAACCTGGTCGAGCCCTCGGTCCTGACCGACGTCCCCGCCGACTCGGCTCTGCTCCAGCAGGAGGTCTTCGGCCCGGTGGCCTTCCTCGTCCCGTTCGACGGCGAGGAGGAGGCCGTACGCCTCGTCAACGACACCCCGTACGGCCTGAGCGGCGCCGTCCACACCGGGAACATCGAGCGGGGTGTCGCCTTCGCCAAGCGGATCGACACCGGCATGTTCCACGTGAACGACGGCACGGTCCACGACGAGCCGATCGTCCCCTTCGGCGGCGAGAAGCACTCCGGCCTCGGCCGCCTGAACGGCGAGACGATGCTGGACGCGTTCACGACGATCAAGTGGATCTCGGTACAGCACGGGCGGAGCGGGTTCCCGTTCTGA
- a CDS encoding ion channel protein: MAQDTVQQLPAAAPATPARALLPLILPALVVGVGASLLLLGVSVAAEELQDVLWRNLPDALGVGRYSVLWMVVMLTATGAAVGLVVWKVPGHAGPDPATTGLDAPVLPPAVLPGLVLATALMLAGGPSLGPENPIIAVNVGLAFWLGRRLVPRAPGGLWAALAEAATIGALFGTPVAAALLLSEALAGRQLKGALWDDVFAPLVAAAAGALTTTLVAHPSFDLHLPAFGRPGWGDLLAALVIASVAALLGMCAVRAFPYVHGAFTRLGHPMVALPVGGLVLGLLAALGGPLTLFKGLDEVGEIAADPEGRSAGEFATMTVVKLAALLVAASCGFRGGRIFPAVFVGAALGLCAHALVPAVHPAVGVATGVLGMLLAITRQGWVSLFTAAVLVSSPAVIALLCMASLPAWLLVTGRPQMQLCDDGTPIR, translated from the coding sequence GTGGCCCAGGACACCGTGCAGCAGTTACCCGCCGCCGCCCCGGCGACCCCGGCCCGCGCGCTGCTGCCGTTGATCCTCCCCGCTCTCGTGGTCGGCGTGGGCGCGAGTCTGCTCCTGCTCGGGGTGAGCGTGGCGGCCGAGGAGCTCCAGGACGTGCTGTGGCGGAACCTGCCCGACGCGCTGGGGGTGGGCCGGTACTCCGTGCTGTGGATGGTCGTCATGCTCACCGCGACCGGCGCGGCGGTCGGCCTGGTGGTGTGGAAGGTGCCGGGGCATGCCGGGCCCGACCCGGCCACGACCGGGCTTGACGCGCCCGTGCTGCCGCCCGCCGTGCTGCCGGGGCTGGTGCTGGCGACCGCGCTGATGCTCGCCGGCGGGCCGAGTCTCGGCCCCGAGAACCCGATCATCGCCGTGAACGTGGGGCTCGCCTTCTGGCTGGGCCGGCGGCTGGTTCCCCGGGCGCCGGGCGGCCTGTGGGCGGCGCTCGCGGAGGCGGCGACGATCGGCGCCCTGTTCGGTACGCCGGTGGCGGCGGCACTGCTCCTGTCCGAGGCCCTGGCCGGGCGGCAGCTGAAGGGGGCACTGTGGGACGACGTCTTCGCGCCGCTCGTCGCCGCCGCCGCGGGCGCGCTGACGACCACCCTGGTGGCGCATCCGAGCTTCGATCTGCACCTGCCCGCTTTCGGGCGGCCCGGCTGGGGCGATCTGCTCGCGGCGCTGGTGATCGCGTCCGTCGCCGCGCTGCTCGGCATGTGCGCCGTCCGCGCCTTCCCGTACGTCCATGGCGCGTTCACGCGGCTGGGGCATCCGATGGTGGCTCTGCCGGTCGGCGGGCTGGTGCTGGGCCTGCTCGCCGCGCTGGGCGGCCCTCTCACGCTCTTCAAGGGGCTGGACGAGGTCGGGGAGATCGCGGCCGATCCCGAGGGCCGGTCGGCCGGGGAGTTCGCGACGATGACGGTGGTGAAGCTGGCCGCGCTGCTCGTCGCCGCGTCCTGCGGCTTCCGCGGCGGGCGGATCTTCCCGGCCGTGTTCGTCGGCGCCGCCCTCGGGCTGTGCGCCCACGCCCTCGTGCCCGCCGTCCATCCCGCCGTCGGTGTCGCCACGGGCGTGCTCGGCATGCTCCTCGCCATCACCCGGCAGGGCTGGGTGAGCCTGTTCACGGCCGCCGTGCTGGTGTCCTCGCCGGCGGTCATCGCCCTGCTGTGCATGGCCTCGCTGCCGGCCTGGCTGCTGGTGACCGGACGCCCCCAGATGCAGCTGTGCGACGACGGAACCCCGATCCGCTGA
- a CDS encoding helix-turn-helix domain-containing protein, which produces MLLGSQLRRLREARGITREAAGYSIRASESKISRMELGRVSFKTRDVEDLLTLYGITDEAERNSLLSLAREANVAGWWHSYSDVLPSWFPTYVGLEGAASLIRAYEVQFVHGLLQTEAYARAVVRRGMQGASQADVEKRVALRLERQKYLVSESAPEFHIVLDEAALRRPYGDRDVMRGQLQHLIEVSERPNVRLQIMPFGFGGHSGESGAFTILSFPESDLSDVVYVEQLTSALYLDKHEDVAQYEKALKELQQDSPGPDESRDLLRGLLQLS; this is translated from the coding sequence ATGCTGCTCGGCTCGCAACTGAGGCGACTGCGGGAAGCGCGCGGGATCACGCGCGAGGCGGCGGGCTATTCGATCCGCGCCTCCGAGTCGAAGATCAGCCGGATGGAGCTGGGCCGGGTGAGCTTCAAGACGCGAGACGTCGAAGACCTGTTGACCCTGTACGGCATCACGGACGAGGCGGAGCGCAACTCGCTCCTCTCCCTGGCCCGCGAGGCCAACGTCGCGGGCTGGTGGCACAGTTACTCGGACGTCCTGCCCAGCTGGTTCCCCACCTACGTCGGCCTGGAGGGCGCGGCCAGCCTCATCCGCGCGTACGAAGTGCAGTTCGTGCACGGCCTGTTGCAGACCGAGGCGTACGCGCGCGCGGTCGTGCGGCGCGGGATGCAGGGTGCGAGCCAGGCCGACGTCGAGAAGCGGGTCGCGCTGCGCCTGGAGCGGCAGAAGTACCTCGTCTCCGAGAGCGCTCCCGAGTTCCACATCGTCCTGGACGAGGCCGCCCTGCGCCGCCCCTACGGTGACCGCGACGTCATGCGCGGCCAGCTCCAGCATCTGATCGAGGTCTCCGAGCGCCCGAACGTGCGGCTGCAGATCATGCCGTTCGGCTTCGGCGGCCACTCCGGCGAGTCCGGCGCCTTCACCATCCTCAGCTTCCCCGAGTCCGACCTCTCGGACGTCGTCTACGTGGAACAGCTCACCAGCGCGCTCTACCTCGACAAGCACGAGGACGTCGCCCAGTACGAGAAGGCGCTGAAGGAGCTTCAGCAGGACAGTCCGGGGCCGGACGAGAGCCGTGATCTTCTCCGGGGACTCCTTCAACTCTCTTGA
- a CDS encoding GTP-binding protein, producing the protein MSGLSVVIVGGLHVDARRAAVAQLLADVPDSVVLHHDLATATAGTVVRTIRDATGIVTAGETPLVNDCACCALREDLVPELLRLRDAGGTRMAIVELWDSVEPKAMAEVVTAGGLTLTGVITAVDPALVLPYLGNGDDLAERGLAAAPTDQRTVADTFARQLEYAPVLAVTESPEADEEDRELLAQLHPTARQVPIALGDPTDAPALTSPTAAEDLTVPPPRRRPLSPLSQAALAGFDVESAAAAQHPACALLPAEADAHGVATLVWHRRRPFHPERLYEALEDLTCAAARSRGRFWLADKPDVLLHWDAAGGALCVESAGPWLASLPDAAWDMVPPVRRAAAALDWHPEHGDCCQHLVFTSPALDRDGLEQLLESCLLTDAEYAAGRDAWKQLPPAFDTLLEV; encoded by the coding sequence ATGTCCGGGCTCTCCGTCGTGATCGTCGGCGGGCTGCACGTCGACGCCCGCAGGGCGGCCGTGGCGCAACTGCTCGCCGACGTCCCCGACAGCGTCGTACTCCACCACGACCTGGCGACGGCCACCGCCGGCACGGTCGTACGCACGATCCGCGACGCCACCGGAATCGTGACCGCCGGCGAGACGCCCCTCGTCAACGACTGCGCCTGCTGCGCCCTGCGCGAGGACCTGGTGCCGGAGCTGCTCCGGCTCCGGGACGCCGGCGGCACCCGTATGGCGATCGTCGAACTGTGGGACTCGGTCGAGCCCAAGGCCATGGCCGAGGTGGTCACGGCGGGCGGGCTCACCCTCACCGGCGTGATCACCGCGGTCGACCCGGCGCTGGTCCTGCCCTACCTGGGCAACGGCGACGACCTGGCCGAGCGGGGCCTGGCGGCCGCGCCGACCGACCAGCGCACGGTCGCCGACACCTTCGCGCGCCAGCTGGAGTACGCCCCCGTCCTCGCCGTCACCGAATCCCCGGAGGCCGACGAGGAGGACCGCGAGCTGCTCGCCCAACTCCACCCGACGGCCCGCCAGGTCCCGATCGCCCTCGGCGACCCGACGGACGCACCCGCCCTGACGTCGCCCACGGCCGCCGAGGACCTGACGGTGCCGCCCCCACGCCGCCGTCCCCTCTCCCCCCTCTCCCAGGCGGCCCTGGCCGGCTTCGACGTCGAGTCGGCCGCCGCCGCCCAGCACCCGGCGTGCGCGCTGCTCCCGGCCGAGGCCGACGCGCACGGCGTCGCCACCCTCGTCTGGCACCGCCGCCGCCCCTTCCACCCCGAGCGGCTGTACGAGGCGCTGGAGGACCTGACCTGCGCGGCCGCCCGCAGCCGGGGCCGCTTCTGGCTGGCCGACAAGCCCGACGTCCTGCTCCACTGGGACGCCGCAGGGGGCGCCCTGTGCGTGGAGAGCGCGGGCCCCTGGCTCGCTTCGCTCCCAGACGCGGCCTGGGACATGGTCCCGCCGGTCCGCCGGGCCGCCGCCGCGCTGGACTGGCACCCCGAGCACGGCGACTGCTGCCAGCACCTGGTCTTCACGTCCCCCGCCCTGGACCGCGACGGCCTGGAGCAACTCCTCGAATCCTGCCTCCTGACCGACGCCGAGTACGCCGCCGGCCGCGACGCCTGGAAACAACTCCCGCCCGCCTTCGACACCCTCCTGGAGGTCTGA
- a CDS encoding ATP-binding cassette domain-containing protein, with amino-acid sequence MADTAITVEKARKKYGGTAGKNALDGLDLTVARGTVHAVLGPNGAGKTTLVRILSTLLRPDSGRVEVAGHDVVRQAYEVRLRIGLLGQHAALDEELGGHQNLEMFGRLYHLGARHARVRAAELLERFGLADTGRKPVKQYSGGMRRRLDLAASLITDPEVLFLDEPTTGLDPRGRAEVWSAVRSLVGGGTTVLLTTQYLEEADQLADRISVVDAGRVIADGTADELKALTGGDRIDVVLRDAGHLGAAVALLPVPKDDVRVDPDRRLLSAPVTDRMAALSGVVRALEEAGIEAEDVALRRPTLDEVFLHLTGDDRRVKEPA; translated from the coding sequence GTGGCCGACACGGCGATCACCGTCGAAAAGGCACGCAAGAAGTACGGCGGCACAGCCGGCAAGAACGCACTGGACGGGCTCGACCTCACGGTCGCGCGCGGCACCGTGCACGCAGTGCTCGGGCCGAACGGCGCGGGCAAGACGACCCTGGTCCGGATCCTGTCCACCCTCCTGCGGCCGGACAGCGGCCGCGTCGAGGTGGCCGGGCACGACGTCGTGCGGCAGGCGTACGAGGTGCGCCTCCGTATCGGCCTGCTCGGTCAGCACGCCGCCCTGGACGAGGAGTTGGGCGGCCACCAGAACCTGGAGATGTTCGGCCGCCTCTACCACCTCGGCGCCCGCCACGCGCGCGTGCGCGCCGCAGAGCTCCTGGAGCGCTTCGGCCTCGCCGACACCGGCCGCAAGCCGGTGAAGCAGTACAGCGGCGGCATGCGCCGGCGACTGGACCTGGCGGCCTCCCTCATCACCGACCCGGAGGTGCTCTTCCTGGACGAACCCACCACCGGCCTCGACCCCCGAGGCCGCGCCGAGGTCTGGTCCGCGGTCCGCTCCCTGGTCGGCGGCGGCACCACGGTCCTGCTCACCACCCAGTACCTGGAGGAGGCCGACCAGCTCGCCGACCGCATCTCGGTCGTCGACGCCGGCCGTGTCATCGCCGACGGCACCGCGGACGAGCTCAAGGCACTGACCGGCGGCGACCGCATCGACGTCGTCCTGCGCGACGCCGGCCACCTGGGCGCGGCGGTCGCCCTGCTGCCCGTACCGAAGGACGACGTCCGCGTCGACCCCGACCGCCGCCTGCTCAGCGCCCCGGTCACCGACCGGATGGCGGCGCTCTCCGGCGTCGTACGGGCCCTGGAGGAGGCCGGAATCGAGGCGGAGGACGTGGCGCTGCGCCGGCCGACGCTGGACGAGGTGTTCCTGCACCTCACGGGAGACGACCGCCGAGTGAAGGAGCCCGCATGA
- the rpsR gene encoding 30S ribosomal protein S18 translates to MPRKPDRKPAKDRPNPLDQAKVTYIDYKDTDLLRKFISDRGKIRSRRVTRITVQQQKQLARAIKNAREMALLPYATR, encoded by the coding sequence ATGCCCCGCAAGCCCGACCGCAAGCCGGCCAAGGACCGCCCCAACCCCCTCGACCAGGCCAAGGTCACCTACATCGACTACAAGGACACCGACCTCCTGCGGAAGTTCATCTCCGACCGCGGCAAGATCCGCAGCCGCCGCGTCACCCGAATCACGGTCCAGCAGCAGAAGCAGCTGGCCAGGGCCATCAAGAACGCGAGGGAAATGGCTCTGCTCCCGTACGCGACCCGCTGA
- a CDS encoding ATP-binding protein translates to MLEPLRQGLPPLDPAAVSNAASCALPARYEAVREARQFTRRTLDQWELGCRFDDVCLVVSELVTNALRHALPAGAQRIPEQAPPVRLHLMRWTERLVCAVRDPSHDSPVARDSDDFSAESGRGLFLVDSFSDSWGWHPLAGTLSGKVVWALFRLQAGQAAGAVSGAGPAD, encoded by the coding sequence ATGCTCGAGCCGTTACGGCAGGGCCTTCCGCCGCTGGATCCCGCAGCCGTCTCCAACGCCGCCTCCTGTGCGCTGCCCGCCCGCTACGAAGCGGTGCGCGAGGCGCGGCAGTTCACGCGCCGCACCCTCGACCAGTGGGAACTGGGCTGTCGCTTCGACGACGTCTGCCTCGTGGTCTCCGAGCTGGTGACCAACGCGCTGCGGCATGCGCTGCCGGCGGGTGCGCAGCGCATACCCGAGCAGGCGCCGCCCGTGCGGCTGCATCTCATGCGGTGGACCGAGCGGCTGGTGTGCGCGGTGCGCGACCCCAGCCACGACAGTCCGGTCGCGCGCGATTCCGACGACTTCTCGGCGGAGTCGGGGCGAGGGTTGTTCCTCGTCGACTCCTTCAGCGACAGCTGGGGGTGGCATCCGCTGGCGGGGACGCTGAGCGGGAAGGTGGTCTGGGCGCTGTTCCGGCTGCAGGCGGGGCAGGCTGCGGGGGCGGTGTCGGGGGCAGGGCCGGCGGACTGA